A portion of the Corynebacterium occultum genome contains these proteins:
- the phoU gene encoding phosphate signaling complex protein PhoU yields MRTAYREHLDSFAHDLIIMCDLVQDMMSYATEALLQASLESAESALSLTDELKEIRTRCDERAVELLALEGPVARDLRQVISSIYIVEDFHRMGALAMHIASSARRRHPEQAIPRSLLGYFEEYGRLCRDMSNKTRALLVEPDPDIAVMLTDEDDAVDDLNDHLLTMLTQREWKYSTREAIDTAMASRFYERYADHCVNVAGHIVYLATGFIPEEYLAKREKDEAQANFEARFAALEKQFHRR; encoded by the coding sequence ATGCGTACCGCTTATCGTGAGCACCTCGATTCCTTCGCCCATGACCTGATCATTATGTGCGATCTGGTGCAGGACATGATGTCCTATGCCACGGAGGCTTTACTGCAAGCTTCCCTGGAGTCCGCGGAAAGTGCGCTCTCCCTGACGGATGAGCTCAAGGAGATCCGTACCCGCTGCGATGAGAGGGCTGTTGAGCTGCTGGCGCTGGAAGGCCCGGTCGCCCGGGACCTGCGCCAGGTCATCTCCTCCATCTACATTGTCGAGGACTTCCACCGGATGGGAGCCCTGGCGATGCATATCGCCAGCTCCGCACGCCGCCGACACCCCGAGCAGGCGATCCCCCGGTCGTTGCTCGGTTATTTCGAGGAATACGGCCGTCTCTGCCGGGACATGTCCAACAAAACCCGTGCTCTGCTGGTGGAACCCGACCCGGATATCGCGGTGATGTTGACCGATGAGGATGATGCCGTTGATGATCTCAATGACCATCTGCTGACGATGCTGACCCAACGGGAATGGAAGTACTCCACCCGGGAGGCCATCGACACCGCCATGGCCAGCCGCTTCTATGAACGTTATGCCGACCACTGTGTGAATGTCGCTGGCCACATCGTCTACCTGGCCACCGGGTTCATACCCGAGGAGTACCTGGCCAAGCGGGAGAAGGATGAGGCCCAGGCCAACTTCGAGGCCCGTTTCGCCGCGCTGGAGAAGCAGTTCCACCGGAGATAG